The Lactuca sativa cultivar Salinas chromosome 2, Lsat_Salinas_v11, whole genome shotgun sequence genome includes a window with the following:
- the LOC111897350 gene encoding dihydroflavonol 4-reductase, which produces MKEDSPTTVCVTGAAGFIGSWLVMRLLERGYNVHATVRDPDDIKKVKHLLELPKAATNLTLWKADLTQEGSFDEAIEGCHGVFHVATPMDFQSKDPENEIIKPTIEGVLSIVRSCVKVKTVKKLVFTSSAGTVNVHGNDQLPVYDESHWSDLDFIYSKKMTAWMYFVSKTLAEKAAFEATKENNIDFISIIPTLVVGPFITPSFPPSLITALSLINGEKSHYSIIKQGQYVHLDDLCESHIYLYENPKAEGRYICSSHEATIHQLARMINEKWPEYQVPTKFPGIDAELPVVSFSSKKLTDMGFKFKYDLEEMFKGAIDSCREKGMLPYSTIKKKLITCNEDLVHGVLRSIKD; this is translated from the exons ATGAAAGAGGATTCTCCGACCACCGTGTGTGTCACTGGAGCTGCCGGATTCATTGGTTCATGGCTCGTTATGAGACTTCTTGAACGTGGGTATAATGTTCATGCCACTGTTCGTGACCctg ATGACATAAAGAAAGTGAAACATTTATTGGAACTACCAAAAGCAGCAACAAACTTGACGTTATGGAAGGCAGATTTGACACAAGAAGGAAGCTTTGATGAAGCCATTGAAGGTTGTCATGGAGTCTTTCATGTGGCTACGCCTATGGACTTTCAGTCCAAGGATCCTGAG aaTGAGATCATAAAGCCAACAATAGAAGGTGTATTAAGCATCGTAAGATCATGTGTGAAAGTCAAAACAGTCAAGAAATTGGTGTTTACATCCTCTGCGGGGACAGTGAACGTGCACGGAAATGATCAACTTCCGGTCTATGACGAGTCTCATTGGAGCGATTTGGACTTCATCTACTCCAAGAAAATGACTGCATGG ATGTATTTCGTATCAAAAACATTGGCAGAAAAAGCAGCATTTGAAGCAACAAAGGAAAACAATATCGATTTCATTAGTATCATACCAACGTTAGTCGTTGGTCCATTCATCACTCCCTCATTCCCTCCAAGCCTTATTACCGCACTTTCTTTAATCAATG GTGAGAAATCACACTATTCGATCATAAAACAAGGTCAATATGTGCATTTGGATGATCTTTGTGAGTCCCATATATATCTATATGAGAACCCAAAAGCCGAAGGGAGATACATTTGTTCTTCCCATGAAGCCACCATTCATCAATTGGCAAGAATGATCAATGAGAAATGGCCTGAATACCAAGTTCCAACAAA GTTTCCAGGGATTGATGCTGAGCTACCCGTAGTTTCTTTTTCATCAAAGAAATTAACTGATATGGGGTTCAAGTTTAAGTATGATTTGGAGGAGATGTTCAAAGGAGCAATTGATAGTTGCAGAGAGAAAGGAATGCTTCCATATTCCACAATCAAGAAGAAATTGATCACATGTAATGAAGACCTTGTTCATGGAGTTCTTCGTTCTATCAAAGACTAA
- the LOC111897351 gene encoding soluble inorganic pyrophosphatase 1, with protein sequence MIFPANPTVRRFRRPSVPFFRKRFQSVKFVRSLSDPNISLLFSHSSHSFPFQNSISLSITQSVHMANNEGQGSEKSSGNTRVSLNERILNSMSRRAVAAHPWHDLEIGPGAPAVFNCVVEIGKGSKVKYELDKASGLIKVDRILYSSVVYPHNYGFIPRTICEDSDPMDVLVLMQEPVLPGTFLRARAIGLMPMIDQGESDDKIIAVCADDPEFRHYTDIKELPPHRLAEIRRFFEDYKKNENKSVKVNDFLPANDAIEAIKYSMDLYASYIVESLRQ encoded by the exons ATGATATTCCCTGCCAATCCAACGGTTCGCAGATTCCGTAGACCATCCGTTCCTTTTTTCAGAAAAAGGTTTCAAAGCGTCAAATTTGTGCGTTCACTCTCCGACCCCAATATCTCTCTTCTTTTTTCTCACTCCTCACATTCTTTTCCGTTCCAGAACTCGATTTCGCTGTCAATCACTCAATCT GTACACATGGCTAACAATGAGGGACAAGGAAGTGAGAAAAGCTCTGGAAATACTCGTGTGAGCCTCAATGAAAGGATCCTCAACTCAATGTCAAGAAGAGCTGTTGCTGCTCATCCATGGCATGACTTGGAAATTG GTCCAGGTGCACCTGCGGTTTTCAACTGT GTTGTTGAAATTGGAAAAGGCAGCAAAGTGAAGTATGAACTTGACAAGGCGAGTGGCCTAATCAAG gttgACCGGATTCTCTACTCATCTGTGGTTTACCCACACAACTACGGTTTCATCCCAAGAACCATTTGTGAAGACAGTGATCCCATGGATGTATTGGTACTCATGCag GAACCAGTACTCCCAGGCACCTTCCTTCGTGCGCGTGCTATTGGATTAATGCCTATGATTGACCAG GGTGAATCTGATGACAAAATCATAGCAGTATGTGCTGATGACCCTGAATTTCGCCACTACACCGACATCAAAGAACTTCCTCCTCATCGTCTTGCTGAAATTCGTCGTTTCTTCGAGGACT ACAAGAAGAACGAGAACAAATCAGTGAAAGTGAATGATTTCCTCCCAGCAAATGATGCAATTGAAGCTATCAAGTATTCCAT GGATCTGTACGCCTCCTACATTGTTGAAAGCTTGAGGCAGTAA